The sequence TAAAACATGTTAAATTGCTTCTGAATAGAGACATTTCAGACAGTATTATATAAAGAGAATATTGTGCAAAACTTTTTCTTACAAAAATCTAACATAACTTCAGCTCTAAGTCCAAAAATCAAAATTTCTAGGAActttatatttaaatgaaatattaattATATTTGAAAActtcaaataaaaaacatatccgATTTATAAACCTGCGCTAGCATTGAAGGATTTGTACTTACATGCACGAGTAAGACAAATCATTTTTCAAAGACTGAAATGAATAGTGGAGATTGTGAGTATCTAAGTTAAATAAGCTAAAACTCATGTTGAAGCATTCTCATCGTAAGTTTGTTTTgatgagttttttaaaatatatttcaaccAGAATCCTTTAGTGGATACAGCcaaatagtctctctctctcatgatgGAACTTTTTCAATAATCACCAAAGTCTTCAATTAAAACATTGTTGTCTGGTTCTGTGCTCACAAATTTTTTGATTTCCTTTTTCTAGGTGATGTGCCCTCTTCAAATTTTACTGCTCCATTGACAAAGTTAGCtgtattaaaaaaaagacaatggAGTATCAGTTTATATACACATAAAATTGTGGTAACCGCCTCCTATATCATCAGGACTAGACTTGGTATTATTACTAAAGAGTATTTTCATGCCAGAGGCAGAATTTAAATTTCTAAGTTTCATATTGGGTCTAATCTATTAAACGTGTCATTATCTCAATTCATATCAGTCACTTCCCTCACCTCTGTATTTCCCCCTTTCAACTTGCCACGATACAGTCCTTTCAAGAAGCATTCCTAAAGCAAATATTCAAAGTTTCACCTTTGACTGCTCCTAAATTCCCCTTCTCCATCTCAAGGATGCTATCTGGGAGAGTCTGGTAGACGGATATTCCTATCTCCCTATCCAGTTCCCTGTGACACCCCAAAATTTGCTCCAAAGGATTGGGATAGTTGGGAGAAGACACTGGGGACTGCAGGAGGGAGGTAGAAATCACCAAAGATCACCTGAACCTGTTCTGCTCATAGGGCTCTCCATTGGATCAGAGAACTTTCCATCAGCAGAGGTACACCAACTGAATACAACTAGGAATTTCTAAACTAGTAATtaatagtgcaattctatacacgtCTAgatagaagtaagccccatttaggTTACTTGCCTGGGAGTCCCATGTAAGAGCTCACTGGGCTGCAGCCCTAGATGAAGTTTGCTGTAGACTTAACCAACCCAAGGTATTATACTCTTGCCTCTGTATCAATACAAATGGACTGAGCAAATTACATTCTATAACACAACACTAACTTCAGTGCTAAGAAATTAAGCAAGCAGTATGCTTTTCACTGGAAGATGCCACTCTAACACTGCACTTTCAGCCCTCAATTGTGACACATACATGTTATGTTGAGATTTAATGGCTAAATAATGGTTTAGTGCATGAGGGCCTCATTGAGGTTTGACCAGCCCTTTGAAGcctgcatgtcagtggtgggcatggtGAATTCACTTACATGCAAAAACTTACCACACAGATAGCGTACTTACACATACCAGACAATTACAAAGGTACTCAGCACATATGGGGTGTGTTCCTCACTGTTGCAACACTGGGGtagaaggagaggaggagagtaTTGCAATGAGGAGGAAAAAGATCTTGCATCTCAAAAGTCCCACTTCTATCTCTGGTGCAGTGTCATTGTTAGAAAGTATACGGGAGGGACTCTTTCTTGTTTCCTGAGCGTCTCTCCAAGACATTCTAAACAGTGGCACTGTGCCAGAGGGAGAAGTGGCACTTTTCAAAGTGGTACCTTATTTAGCAAGAGGACACTCACAATGACTGGGTCACAGATTTGCAACCTGTGGTTTATCACAATGTACATTAGCTGAATGAGCCCAAACCCAtgcaccttcccttctccttagTTTCATAACAAGTCTTATTTGTTTTAAGCCATAACCCTGGCTTTGCCTACAGCAAACTGATTAAGGGAAACATGTAAAACACTTTCAAACTAAAAGTAAATGTCAAAAATTCTACCAGTCGTACAGGAAGAGGTGAAGGGAAGCACATGAACTAGAGGCTCACTCCTACTTGTGTTTAtggcactaaaccatggttttgtgTGACGTGCAAACAGGGGCATTATCTTTTGTGACAGTAGTATGCAAGTGTAAGAACTATACTTACCTTTGCCCAATTCCTTTCTTGTTGGTTTAAtctttatgtttgcatttttcttaGGAATTTGGCTCTGATtatgttctctccatttctttaaTTGGAAATTGATGAATTTCCACATCATCCAAGCTTGGGTCAAACAAACTGCAGCCAGACAGCTAATTCTAATGAATTGGGGGGAAAGGTTATCTGCACATTTATACAAATTACAAGCATTGAACATTAAATATGAGAAAGTCAGACATAATGCATTAAATTGACCCAAGTTATGTTGGCGAACAACTTTAAAACAATCTATAATAATGAATAAAGTACTCAAGAAATAAAATGAAGTTACTTGTATAATACAGCCACACCTCCCTTTGTCAGGAGGGTTGTCACTtttctgtgcttttaacagcaacCTGATGTTCCTCATTGATATGACTAATAGCCATTAGATCTAACAAATATGGAATCCTTGTTCAGAAGCAATATCCCTCCAGTTTCCACATACAAGATCAAGCTGAGAATGAACTTGTCAGAGGTGCTAAACTGGCCACTGTTGTACACAGAATGCTGAAACAGCTGAAACTCTGATCTATTCCAAAAGAGTATAATTCTTATATCCTTGTGATTATTTAGTCAATCCAACAACATTCCCTGTATTTCTGATTTAAGTCTTCACATGCTTGCACAAATGTAGCCAAAACTACACCACCTATAAACAAGAAGAAGGTATAAGCAGACTCCGAGTAGCCACAAGATTTGCACAggtacaaaaaaaaataaaaaatagaaaaagagcCTTAAACAGAGGAACCTCAAACAATAGCCAAATGACagttcagtggccacagaatacaGACAGACACAGAAAAACATACACCTGAAAACTGGGTGGAAGAATGCAGCTGGAAAATGAGGCCAGAAGAAAGTAGCATAAAAAAATCAGGTATTGAGAACTTTCTCAGTGTCCAGATAGGTCATTTACTGGTTCACAATGAGAAGCTATGTTTCAGTGTTTCCAGGGACAGAACTGAGAGTTGCCCACAGAAATCAATGGAAGCATTCCCCAAGAACAACATAGAAGGGGGCggggactgagcatgttcagtgggaatggaatgctgactgactatgTTGTGGAGGGAGACACCAGAAAAAGGATGGAGTGGCTGAAactctgaacagaagcactcgaGATGGCAAGGTTTTGTTGCAGGGTCCCACTTGATATATTAAGATAGATTGCAGAGAAGGTTTTAAGGAAATCTTACTTACACAAGTTACTCACCAATGTTATAAATGTAATGTTTAGAAGAGCAGTAAGAATAAAATAGTAAGTTTTTCTGCCAGAAAAGCTACTTTTGTCATGCTATTAAGTTTATTATACCTAACAGTTAGTATGTTGAAGTTTCCTTCTGCTATGGAAAAGCCAGGATTTTCTGCTCTTGCCAGACCAAATCCAAATGTGAGAACTGACAAAGTTAAAGTCAGAAGACGAGCCATTACGAAGAGTAGAGCCCAAAGGGTAAATCTGAAAAGAAAACTGCAATTAAGTACTTTCCCCCTTTCTATCAGTTGCTTCCTGAACATCCTAAATCCCCAGATTTAAAACATTTCATGAATACTGGTAATCATCCAGTACAGCTGGATGGAAAGAATCTGGTGTATGGAAGATTCTCCTTCTTTATTTGAGTAGTGCTCTTCACAGGAGATTGCTAGCTACTTCTGAAATAAaagtttccccccaaaaaacaaaacctctCACAACGTGACACAGGGCAACCCTGCTGCACACAAGCAATCTTTTGCAACTGTATCAGATCGTTCAGCGTATAAGATTGTTTCTCATCTCTCATGAGGGCATTCTACCTCCCATTCCAGTTTCAATTAGCTATGGTTACATGCCTGCATCAAAATTAAATGCTAACCTAGACATAAATCCACTCTAACTAAGGTGGTTTGGCTAATTATGGTTGGTATTAACAACAGCAAAACTGAAAGGGTGGATGGAATGCCTGCGCAAGCGGGAAAGAACAGGAGTGTACAAGCCCCGAGATTCCTTCCAATTTCAGAGGAAGGATTCCCACACATAtggggctaccactgaaaaaCGACTAACTGGTAGCCACCAATTGCTCATTTCTGGAAGCAAACCAAAGAACAGGGCCTATGAGGCTGATCTTAATGTCTAAACAGGTGGAGGAAATCAATCAAATAATCTGGTCCCAAACCAAAAAAATTCTTCACATTTTAAACATTGTTTAAACATTAACTAATAGAAAAAAGTGAGGGGTACAAGAGAGGGATACAGGGAGAAAATTAAGAGTTACTTCCACAATAGTAACAgtagtaataaaaaaataaaagttacccTTTCTGCTTATTCTCATCACTGAAGTAGAAAAGACGTGAGGCATGAAAAATAAGTTCCACAAGGTAATGAGGTACAAGCAAAATTAAGCCCAAACGCTGCAGACtggaatattaaaaataaatatctttGTCAATATATTTATCCATAATTCAAGACAGTCAGTACCTATTAGGCtaatgcagtggttctcaaactgtttTGGTTcacggcacactgtaaaacatataaaaattttctggcgcacttcgtgtacaaaattaaaaatatatcaatatattttaaactatgaataaaaataacttaaactatagaaaactattacttgcCTTATTCTAATAAATTAAGCATGGTCACGTTGCTTGCTAGCTGTGTACAATAATAACTGTTACCCTAGGGGCCTAGCCTAGCtattaattgatcatggatgtaataaataactatacaaatgggtttcttctcatttttaaaatatactttcataatattcgcggcgcaccagtgtgtcatggcgcaccgtttgagaatcacggGGCTAATGTGTGGTCTATTCACAGTAGACAGGCAACTTGTTTTGCTGTAGAAAGATCTGTGTTCAAATCCCTGCCCAGCTAAAATCAAATTAGGTAGCCATGGTTTCCTAATTATGACAGAAAAACTAAGTACAACTACCTCATATGGTTGTAATAAGGATAACACCACATTTACGGAACTGCATCTTGCATGCTATAAAATATAAAGTTTACAAatacttacttcaaaatgtaggCACCAGATATGTGGAAAATATAAAGGCAGATATAGTGCAACTGTCTAGGAATATCTTCCTAGAATTACAAAGGGGAAAGCACACATGTTACActttaaaaagacaaacaatttaaCAGAAGATGTGTGAATTTTTCTTGTTCTTTACACTTAAATTAAGAAATGCAGAATTACCTCCACACAATATGCTGTGTCATTGTATCTCACCCACAATGTTTCTAGTACTGCTttcttgggtgggtggggggaacaCTATGTTTTCCCCATGTTTCTTCAACCTTCCATTTATTTAGAACATCCATCTATCTCTTTGTACCCAAGATCTAGTTTGTTGCAGTTCTGTATACATcttttggttttagatttgttaCATGGTAAAATATTAACATTAAAGACAAAGTAACACTGAAAAGCCTGAACTGAAGTTacctttctaatcttttggaagtaGAGTTCTGGTAGTGCATGAAGCCAGTAGGCAATTTGGCAGATATAGAAGAATTTAACCTGAAAACTAAACACACATGTACACAAAACAATCGTTAACATTCATAAAAAGTGTTAACTCATTCAACATTTACACTCACCATGGCAAATATGGCTCCACTCTCTAGTGAGCGACATGCCTTCTTCCCAACTTTCATTTTGCTGGGACCCTCACAGCTctaatgctgggaggaaggcagggcaGAGGTTGGCAAAACCTCCACTCCACCTTCTCTGGGGCAAAGAAAAGTCAGTGGGGGCTTCTTGACTGCTGCTCTGATGCCACCATCCAGCATCAGCTGAAGTCTGCCTACTCCTCACAGGAcagaaaagtggggagggggaaacttCTTTAGCTGTTGTTGAGCAAATGGGCTCTAAGCCCCTTCTCCAAGCATCAGCTGAAGATGGAATGTTCCTTTGCTGTTGGGGGAAGGCATTTGCCTCCATCAAGGCAGCAGGGCAGAGAAACCTTGCAACCACAATTGTTGGCTTGGCTAGGAAGGCCCGTTAAGAATGGCTTCATACAACTACTTTCTTGAGTAACTTTGgaatatttttttatataaaaactcCCCAAATATTTTATCTAAATTAAATATTGAATTCTTACATATATACagtacag comes from Rhineura floridana isolate rRhiFlo1 chromosome 6, rRhiFlo1.hap2, whole genome shotgun sequence and encodes:
- the LOC133387165 gene encoding translocating chain-associated membrane protein 1-like 1 isoform X2, whose translation is MSSLSRTTRTPCPAWPWASSWGLCSRLQPNMPSCLLLFSTMLHTPQKINRRLHLSKTKHSKFNESGQLAVFYLFSFFWGASILSAEEFTTNPTLLWKDYPHSQMFFQVKFFYICQIAYWLHALPELYFQKIRKEDIPRQLHYICLYIFHISGAYILNLQRLGLILLVPHYLVELIFHASRLFYFSDENKQKGFTLWALLFVMARLLTLTLSVLTFGFGLARAENPGFSIAEGNFNILTVRISCLAAVCLTQAWMMWKFINFQLKKWREHNQSQIPKKNANIKIKPTRKELGKANFVNGAVKFEEGTSPRKRKSKNL
- the LOC133387165 gene encoding translocating chain-associated membrane protein 1-like 1 isoform X1, whose translation is MGLRKKNKSPPLLSHEFVIQNHADAVSCLAMGLLLGLMFEVTAKYAIMFITVQYNVTYTTDGRPEPIHFYEYGPKDVATIFFYMLIAIILHAVIQEYILDKINRRLHLSKTKHSKFNESGQLAVFYLFSFFWGASILSAEEFTTNPTLLWKDYPHSQMFFQVKFFYICQIAYWLHALPELYFQKIRKEDIPRQLHYICLYIFHISGAYILNLQRLGLILLVPHYLVELIFHASRLFYFSDENKQKGFTLWALLFVMARLLTLTLSVLTFGFGLARAENPGFSIAEGNFNILTVRISCLAAVCLTQAWMMWKFINFQLKKWREHNQSQIPKKNANIKIKPTRKELGKANFVNGAVKFEEGTSPRKRKSKNL